The DNA window GCAGGGCATCCGACCCATGGCCAGCTGGGAGGCGGCAGCCGTCCGTGCCCGGACCTCGGCGAACGAGGAGCTCATACTGCCCTGCCGAGCTGCGACTGAGGAGGCCACCAAAAGAAGAGCGAGAAtcagaaaacaaagacatatAGAAATTTTTTTTCTTCGTTAATACCACATCTTACTAAATGTCTGTTTTATATCAATAATATATACCCGCTACAGACTTTCTGGATTGTACATTTGACAACAAGTTTATTCAGTCATTAAAATAGGCATTATTTGTtctgagagagtgacagaataGGGGAATATAAATTCTAGTTTAAGAATGAATAACAGGAGAAAAGTGAGGGCGTAGTGACACAGCAGAGAGGATCAACGGGAAGGACAATGAGGGAAGGACATAAGGTAAGAAATAGAGGAGGAATCCCAGCGAAGATGGAAGAGACAACAGGGAATCAAATAGAGAGTGAATAAAGAGGGAAAACACAATATGCCTTCCAAGTGGCATCGCCAATACAAATGATggcatgaaatgtgaaatgtcaaTGTGTGatgtgaaaaacagttataatgTTTAGCATTTCTAATCCATTACCTCATATTGCATACAAAATACATGTGCTTTGAGTTATTTACTATTATTTCTTTAGGATATGTTATACTCCATATGTCAATGTGTTAGTTGTTTCTCAATTACTTCACTGGCAGTCAAACTTATCAAAGCCATTTTCTTCAGTCCGCCCAAATTAGGAAAGGGCCCACAAGAAGTTCTACATTTCAGAAAAATGCCTGTAGCCGGTTATTTAAAATTACTGCtcatataaataaattgcagtCACATTTCCATGGATTAATGCTTCACAAAAAAATGGCTCCATTTTATAGTTAGGAAACGCTTAATCCTTAGTCCTACTGACTAAAATCTACAAAAGTCCACATAAAGGGTCCAGCTCATTTCTGGCGTGTCGTGACTTGAGGTAACTCTGTGTTTGAGGTACTCACTCGCCCAGGGCATGCGCTGTGTGCTGGTGGACCTCTTGGGGTCTCCCGTGAAGCAGAGCTCCCCCAGCGCCGTGTCCTCCTCGGGGCCACCGTAGTGCTGCAGGAAGGGGGGGTCGCTGTGCAGAGACCCCACGTGCACCCCGCCGCGCTCCAGCGGGCTCCAGGGCCAGTGCGCGGGCAGCGACTGCGGCGCTggcgtctgctgctgctggatgagCTGCGCGGGGATGTACTGCAGGCAGGGCTTGGCCCCCGGCACCACCGGCCGCTCCAGCAGCGCACACGGCTGCTTCTGGCGCAGGAACTCCGCCAGCTGGGGACACACAGGGAGAAGACCCACAAACGTCTACAACAGCGTACAGTGGACAACATGATATTCtacatttatttacttatttaacgTGTTTGCATATTTACAATATTAGTGAGCATAATTCACTTGTATTCAGTATATTTAACCTTTATATCCAActatgaaaatatttttttattaaaaacattaaaaccaCTAACTATATCAATTGCCATTTTTCATGTAGACAAGAGTAAACACCTGTGGTAATCAcccacaacaaaacaacaattgtCATGTCATATTGTTTGAATGACGACATGTCTACAGCTCTCTCAAGTGCCGAAAAGCATGAGTGTCGACGGATCAAAAACACAAATCATTTCTAACATTTATTTCAAAAGTACTTATTACAACTGTAATATCACTGGTATATTGTTGatgtattaaaaaaataaatcatccaAGAGAAAAATCAATACATTGAGTATATTTCTGTGGTGCCTATAGGATGTGGGTGGTTCACGGAGTATCCCCATTTAGTGGGAAAGACGATAAAGGGGGGAGAGGCATTAAGTTGACTGCTCTGGATGTttgtagagaaaataaaaaaaataagataaTGGGCCTTGACCCGTCTTCTATGAAGCTGACCCGGCACCCCTCACCTTGCTGGACTTGTGCTGGTGGtcgtggaggtggaggtggtggtggtggtggtgcttttGATGCTCCACCGGACAGGGCGTGGGCGGAGGCCTGGATCCCTGGAGGAGCTGGTACACTTGGTCGACCACGCCCAGGTCCCTGAGCAGGCTCTCCCGTTGGCGGAGGCCGCTGAAgcgctccgcctcctcctcatccGATAGGTCCAGCTGAGAGGATGACCTGCCcccagggggagggagaggggggatcgTCAGAagctggagaagagagaggagcactTTAGGAGCGGCACAGATTTGCTGCCATCTGGTGGACACACGTGGTACTGCAGACATGATGCCATGAAAAGTAAGACATGACAATGACAATTTGCCTTAAACACAAAGGTGGACATCCCGGtcccagagagtaaaagtcctgccatatattctttctacctgtgttgTACTTCACACAGGTGATATCTCTAATGATCtaatctacctggctgctaattagaatGAGGTGGTTGGTTGGATGGTTGGATCAGAttcttggcaggacttttactttctgaacccgggatgtccacctctgcttaaacacaataaattcacTCAAAGAACAAAGAACATTTTTGAATTTTAGATTTTAGAAATGTTAGAAAGACTGCACAAAGTTCACAGACAGAAAtaactacacatgcacacacagacagccctccagacacacacacacacacacacacacacacaccggacccCTActcacgcagagagagagagcactcacGCTGAGCTGCTGTGGGTTGGGGCTGGAGTGGGAGAGGCGAGCGTTGAGTCTGTGGGGCTTGGCTCTCTCTCCGGCCGACTCTCCCTGTAGCTCCTTCCGGCGGCCCGTCTTCTGATCGCGTTCCTTCTGCTCCCGCTTCAGACgcagctcctgcagctgctgcctgcacacacacacagacacacagacacacagacacacagacacacacacacacacacacagacacacacacacagagttgacaCAATACAATGACACGTAAGTATGCAGccagaacaaacacactctgtaTTTCTGAATACTTGCAAACTAATGGGTAGAATGTTCAGCATCAAGATAAGTGCTTAATAGCTGCCGGCCTGACTCCTACTAGTGTGAATAttgactgtatgtatgtgtgtgtgtgtgtgtgtgtgtgtgtgtgtctgcgtgctgGCGAACCTGGCGCACTCCTCCCTGGCCTTGGAGGCGGCCGTCTCCTGGAAGAGCGAGCTGCTGTGCTTGAAGTATTTCTCGTACTTCTCGGCGCCCTCGCGGGGGAAGATGCGGCGGAAGCCCCCCATGTGCTTGGCCTCGTACCTCTCCATCTGCTCCACGCTGGCCGCGTGCGACTGACGCAGCTCCtcactcctgacacacacacacacacacacatacacgcacacacacacatacacacacacacatacacacacacacggtaagcATTGGGTAAGATTAAGTCACAGACAGTATTATGTTATGTCTGAATATGTTGAAGGTCAATGACAGTTGGAAAAGAACGGCAACAGAAAAAAATTCTTCAGCATAATTATTGGTGGAATCCAAATGTTTTTTGAGCTTTCCAGGTTAGTGAATGGATACAGCACGTCCATTTGAATGTGACCCCATCCACTCTGTTATGAGCGTGTGAATATACTGCATGgatatatgtttgtgtatgtaatgtgtgtgcgtgtgtgtgcgttctggATATACTAGCATGTGAATATAGTgcatttatatatttttgtgtatgcttgtgtgtgcgtgtgtgtgtgtgtgtgtgtgcgcgtgtgttggGACGCTGATGATCACCTGGCCTCTCTGGAGCGGTTCTGCTGCAGCCTCTCCTTGACGCGGCGTTTCTCCTCCTCGGTGATCTTGCGGCGGTCGCAGGCGCACAGATTGATGAGCACCAGGGTGTCGTACAGGAGCCCGTCCTTCACCTCCCGGTCGAGCCGAGAGTCGGTGGTGAAGCTGGGGGAGTGGTTGACCTGTGCAggccgaaacacacacacacacacacacacacacacacacacacacacacacacacacacacacgcgcgacgATGAAGTGAAAATTAATGtttaagcaaaaaaaacaaataaagaaaagagTCTTACGTTATATCCAACATTTTGGACACATACCCAAGCTCAAGAAGTTATTAGTATACATCAACACAATTAATTCAATATCAAAGTAAAAGAAAgacactaacactcacacacacagacaaattcacacacaacacacacatgagcatgcTCAAGACAGGTAAAAGAAGTAGCCTTACTTCGAGCAGCCACGGCTTCAGCCTGTGGTCCAGCAGCACGTCGAAGCCCAGGATCTCAAAGCAGGCGCTGCCCGCGGCGTGGTTGGGGAAGCAGGTGTGGTAGTTGTGCTTGAGGATGGGGTGGGCCGAGATCAGCGTCTTTATGATCACGTCCTCGATGTCCAGCCACATCTTCTCCGTGTTGTAGCACATGGACTCCAGGTGCTTGTTGAAGGTGGACAGTTTCCTAAGTGCGAATgcaaaaacaatgaaaaacactTCTATATCAATCCTATACTGGATTACATCcactaaaaaaaacatcatgagTCACCCTCAGGTGTAGACATGCAGGTGCATTTATTACCTCTTGCTACCTGTGTCATCATCACGTACAAAGTTCTCACTGTGTTTGTTGATGGCATAGTTGGTCAGATGCATGCAAACATCACCCTGTCAATGAAACAACAAGTGTaacaaaaacatgcacagagacaaacGACACTACATCTAGTTTCTGTGTAATCTAGACACAAGCTAACatgtattacatttcaaatggctATAAGAAGGGATTAAAATGTGTGATATTTCATTTGTTAAGGTGTGAAAATGGCGGTGCTCTCACCAAATTGCTGCCGATGGGATCGTTGTACTGCGTGGTGCAGAAGCGAGCCAGGCCCTCTTTATACAGGAAGATACGGAAGGGGTCGCAGGACGTCACCAGGACGTAGATCCTGAGGTCAAACTTGAAGCCGTCGATTATGAAAGGCTGCGTGCAGAGAATGGGTCTCATCAATTTTAGAATCAACATGAAGTGCATGAACAACAATTATTTGAGAATTACTTTCCATCCCAAGATTGAATACAGGAGAAACAAATCATTTGTGTGAacgtttttttgtattattatgaaaaacatttttttgttgttgttgttgaaaagAATGATTCATTCAAAATGGCTGAAATGGCTTAACATCACCATGCAGctatataccgtaatttcccgactattagccgtggcttatacattgatttggcaaaatttcttccactacgaggttaatacaggggggcagttaatatggtgttaatatggttttgtttcttctaacttgcataaaacactgtcctgcggcttatatacaatgcggcttatatgcggggaaattactgtagagtatatacagtacatagcaaATACATataatacagtacatagcaAATACAAAAGGTGCTTGGGTCAAATGAaatgtgcttgtgcatgcaGGAGCCAAGAAAAGTGCAGCACCAAGGTGTGTGCAAGAAAAGTGTAATCTCACCCGCGAGACGTACACCTGGCAGATCATGTGCTCCCCTGGTTTGATGTCCTTGCTTGACTTGGTGAGGAAGATACCTCGGCCTTGGCAGCCGGAGTCCG is part of the Sardina pilchardus chromosome 22, fSarPil1.1, whole genome shotgun sequence genome and encodes:
- the ttll6 gene encoding tubulin polyglutamylase ttll6 isoform X1, encoding MGLPVPDGSEKDAQVEPCKGVVDAGEEGEGWGSDSQPEAPTPPSIDGKRKKKRKKRLWINLANCKYESVRRAAHKYGLREAAEGEDWTLFWTDCSVSLDRVMEMKRYQKINHFPGMSEICRKDLLARNMNRMLKLFPKDYNIFPRTWCLPADYSDFQAYTRAKKYKTYICKPDSGCQGRGIFLTKSSKDIKPGEHMICQVYVSRPFIIDGFKFDLRIYVLVTSCDPFRIFLYKEGLARFCTTQYNDPIGSNLGDVCMHLTNYAINKHSENFVRDDDTGSKRKLSTFNKHLESMCYNTEKMWLDIEDVIIKTLISAHPILKHNYHTCFPNHAAGSACFEILGFDVLLDHRLKPWLLEVNHSPSFTTDSRLDREVKDGLLYDTLVLINLCACDRRKITEEEKRRVKERLQQNRSREARSEELRQSHAASVEQMERYEAKHMGGFRRIFPREGAEKYEKYFKHSSSLFQETAASKAREECARQQLQELRLKREQKERDQKTGRRKELQGESAGERAKPHRLNARLSHSSPNPQQLSVSALSLCLLTIPPLPPPGGRSSSQLDLSDEEEAERFSGLRQRESLLRDLGVVDQVYQLLQGSRPPPTPCPVEHQKHHHHHHLHLHDHQHKSSKLAEFLRQKQPCALLERPVVPGAKPCLQYIPAQLIQQQQTPAPQSLPAHWPWSPLERGGVHVGSLHSDPPFLQHYGGPEEDTALGELCFTGDPKRSTSTQRMPWAIAARQGSMSSSFAEVRARTAAASQLAMGRMPCAALTRSDSRTLQNLFIISTPAPLVPRPDLSHGLRRCRRKVPQHQQER
- the ttll6 gene encoding tubulin polyglutamylase ttll6 isoform X2, giving the protein MEMKRYQKINHFPGMSEICRKDLLARNMNRMLKLFPKDYNIFPRTWCLPADYSDFQAYTRAKKYKTYICKPDSGCQGRGIFLTKSSKDIKPGEHMICQVYVSRPFIIDGFKFDLRIYVLVTSCDPFRIFLYKEGLARFCTTQYNDPIGSNLGDVCMHLTNYAINKHSENFVRDDDTGSKRKLSTFNKHLESMCYNTEKMWLDIEDVIIKTLISAHPILKHNYHTCFPNHAAGSACFEILGFDVLLDHRLKPWLLEVNHSPSFTTDSRLDREVKDGLLYDTLVLINLCACDRRKITEEEKRRVKERLQQNRSREARSEELRQSHAASVEQMERYEAKHMGGFRRIFPREGAEKYEKYFKHSSSLFQETAASKAREECARQQLQELRLKREQKERDQKTGRRKELQGESAGERAKPHRLNARLSHSSPNPQQLSLLTIPPLPPPGGRSSSQLDLSDEEEAERFSGLRQRESLLRDLGVVDQVYQLLQGSRPPPTPCPVEHQKHHHHHHLHLHDHQHKSSKLAEFLRQKQPCALLERPVVPGAKPCLQYIPAQLIQQQQTPAPQSLPAHWPWSPLERGGVHVGSLHSDPPFLQHYGGPEEDTALGELCFTGDPKRSTSTQRMPWAIAARQGSMSSSFAEVRARTAAASQLAMGRMPCAALTRSDSRTLQNLFIISTPAPLVPRPDLSHGLRRCRRKVPQHQQER
- the ttll6 gene encoding tubulin polyglutamylase ttll6 isoform X3, whose product is MEMKRYQKINHFPGMSEICRKDLLARNMNRMLKLFPKDYNIFPRTWCLPADYSDFQAYTRAKKYKTYICKPDSGCQGRGIFLTKSSKDIKPGEHMICQVYVSRPFIIDGFKFDLRIYVLVTSCDPFRIFLYKEGLARFCTTQYNDPIGSNLGDVCMHLTNYAINKHSENFVRDDDTGSKRKLSTFNKHLESMCYNTEKMWLDIEDVIIKTLISAHPILKHNYHTCFPNHAAGSACFEILGFDVLLDHRLKPWLLEVNHSPSFTTDSRLDREVKDGLLYDTLVLINLCACDRRKITEEEKRRVKERLQQNRSREARSEELRQSHAASVEQMERYEAKHMGGFRRIFPREGAEKYEKYFKHSSSLFQETAASKAREECARQQLQELRLKREQKERDQKTGRRKELQGESAGERAKPHRLNARLSHSSPNPQQLSVSALSLCLLTIPPLPPPGGRSSSQLDLSDEEEAERFSGLRQRESLLRDLGVVDQVYQLLQGSRPPPTPCPVEHQKHHHHHHLHLHDHQHKSSKLAEFLRQKQPCALLERPVVPGAKPCLQYIPAQLIQQQQTPAPQSLPAHWPWSPLERGGVHVGSLHSDPPFLQHYGGPEEDTALGELCFTGDPKRSTSTQRMPWAIAARQGSMSSSFAEVRARTAAASQLAMGRMPCAALTRSDSRTLQNLFIISTPAPLVPRPDLSHGLRRCRRKVPQHQQER